A genome region from Manis javanica isolate MJ-LG chromosome 3, MJ_LKY, whole genome shotgun sequence includes the following:
- the PNOC gene encoding prepronociceptin isoform X2, producing the protein MNILLCELLLLSLFSSVSCGCQKDCLTCKEKLRPALDSFNLEVCILECEGKVFSRPLWTPCTQVLARGSWQLSPADPEHVVAALYQPRASEMQLKRMPRIRSLFQAQKGTEPGMEEAGETEQKQLQKRFGGFTGARKSARKLANQKRFSEFMRQYLVLSMQSSQRRRTLRQNGRA; encoded by the exons ATGAACATCCTGCTCTGTGAGCTCCTGCTGCTCAGCCTCTTCTCCAGCGTGTCCTGCGGCTGTCAGAAGGACTGTCTGACCTGCAAAGAGAAGCTCCGCCCAGCTCTTGACAGCTTCAACCTTGAG GTGTGCATCCTCGAGTGTGAAGGGAAGGTCTTCTCCCGCCCTCTCTGGACTCCGTGCACCCAGGTCCTGGCCAGGGGCtcctggcagctcagccctgctGACCCAGAGCACGTGGTGGCTGCTCTTTACCAGCCAAGAGCCTCCGAGATGCAACTGAAGCGGATGCCCCGCATCAGGAGCCTATTCCAAGCACAGAAAGGGACAGAGCCCGGCATGGAAGAGGCTGGAGAGACAGAGCAGAAACAGCTGCAGAAGAGGTTTGGGGGCTTCACTGGGGCCCGGAAGTCGGCCCGGAAGTTGGCCAACCAGAAGCGGTTCAGTGAGTTTATGAGGCAGTACCTGGTCCTGAGCATGCAGTCCAGCCAGCGTCGGCGCACCCTGCGCCAGAATGGCCGAGCCTAG